The DNA region AGGCCGCCGCCGTGCTTCTTCAGGGAGGTGTCCATCGGGTACGCGATGACCGAACCCTTGCCGATCATGGTGCCCAGCTTCCGCCCCGCCATCTCGACGTGATCGGCGCTCTCGTCGTCCTTGAGACGCACCCACAGGCCGCTCTTGGAGGTGGGGTCGGGGGAGAAGTTCCCCGCGACCCACTTGATGTCGAAGCCGCCGTTGATGCCGTTCATCACGGCTGCCTCGGGAGCCGCCCACTGGGCGTCCACTTCGCCCCTGGCGAGCAGCGGCAGGGCGTCCGGGGTGGGCAGCACTTTCAGTTCGACGTCCAGCCCCTCTTTCGCGAACTCGCCCTTCGCCACCGCGACCTGGAGCGGAGCGACGTACTCCGCGCTCAGGGTGCCGGTGGCGACGGTGATCTTCCGCCGCTCCGCCAGGGGCTGGGCGGCCGGGGCGCCCTTGTCGCAGCGGGCCGCTTTCCGGTCTGGGGCGAGTTCGGCCGGGTCGGTCCAGCTGCCGGCGCCACAGCCCGCGACGGGCCGGACGGTGCGCGGCGCGGCGGCGCTGTCGCCGCCGGACTCCTGCCCGGCGCAGCCTGCCGCGCCGAGCAGGGATGCCGTGACGAGCACGACGGTGCGGGTGAAAAGGGTGTGGGTACGCACAGTGCCTCCGTACGAAGAGCGTGGGGAGCCGTTCAGGACCGACCGCGGCCGCGGTCGCGCGGGGCCCACGGCGTGAGCAGCCGCCCGGCGATCCGCACCACTTCGGAGAAGACGACACCGAGGACCGCCACACACACGATGCCGACGAACATCACGTCGTTCTGGAACAGCGCCCGGGAGTCGAAGATCAGATGGCCGAGTCCGTCGGCCGCGGCGATCTGTTCGGAGGCGACGATGACGAGCACCGCCACTCCTGCCGCGATCCGTGCCCCGACCAGGACCGCGGGCAGCGAGGCGGGCAGCAGCACATGGCGGAACATCTGCCAGGGCGAGGCGCCGAAGACCTGACCGGCATCACGGTGCCCGACCGGGACGGCGAGCACGGCCGCCATGGTGGAGATCCAGACGAAGAAGAAGACGGTCGCGGCGACCAGGGCGATCTGCGGTCCCTCACCGAGGCCGAACATATTGAGGAAGACCGGCAGCAGGGCCAGCTTCGGCACGACGTACAGGGCGTCGAGCAACGGCTCCAGCGCCGCCCGTACGAGGGAGAGCGAGCCCATCAGCAGGCCGAGCGCGTATCCCGCGACGGTGCCGATTGCATAGCCGCCCAGGACCCGCTTGAGCGTGGCCCATACATCCGGCCACAGCTCACCGGCGCCCGCCCGGTCCAGGCCGTCCGCCAGGATGGTGGAGGGGGCGGGGTAGACCCGGTCGTCGATCCAGGACTGTGCGGCGGCCAGTTGCCAGAGCAGCACGAGGAGCAGCGGTACGGCGACGGCGAGCGCGATCTCCAGGGTGCGGCGCCTGCGGTGGGTGCGTACCGGATGCAGCTCCTGCGGGCCCGGTCTGCGGATCAGGACGCCGTCGTCGGGCTTCGTGGCGTTCATGGTGATGGTCATGGAGCGACCGCCTCCCTGTGCACCTCGCCACGCAGAAGTTCCCACAACTCGCTTTTCAGCGCGGTGAATTCGGGTGCCGACCGGACTTCGCCGGTGCGCGGCCGGCCGAACGGCGGGCGGCGCTCGGCGATGATCCGCCCCGGTCTGGCGGACATCACCAGCACCCTGTCCCCGAGCACGATCGCCTCTTCGAGGCTGTGGGTGATGAAGAGGGTGGTGGTGCGGGTGGTCTGGGTGAGGTCGAGCAGCTCGTCCTGGAGGATGGTGCGCAACTGGGCGTCGAGCGCCGCGAACGGCTCGTCCATCAGCAGGATCTCGGGTTCGACGGCGAGGGCGCGGGCGATCGCGACCCGTTGCCGCATCCCGCCGGAGAGGGTGGCCGGATACGCCCCCGCGAAGTCGGAGAGCCCCATCCGGGCCAGCCAGTC from Streptomyces sp. NBC_01591 includes:
- a CDS encoding ABC transporter permease, encoding MTITMNATKPDDGVLIRRPGPQELHPVRTHRRRRTLEIALAVAVPLLLVLLWQLAAAQSWIDDRVYPAPSTILADGLDRAGAGELWPDVWATLKRVLGGYAIGTVAGYALGLLMGSLSLVRAALEPLLDALYVVPKLALLPVFLNMFGLGEGPQIALVAATVFFFVWISTMAAVLAVPVGHRDAGQVFGASPWQMFRHVLLPASLPAVLVGARIAAGVAVLVIVASEQIAAADGLGHLIFDSRALFQNDVMFVGIVCVAVLGVVFSEVVRIAGRLLTPWAPRDRGRGRS
- a CDS encoding ABC transporter ATP-binding protein translates to MGVPHPTPPATAATSPKLRADALTRSFGRGAKALSALGPLDLSVSPGEFTCIVGPSGCGKSTLLRIAAGLLRPSSGELAIRTTSPRPAAMIFQDYGIYDWKTVLANVRFGLDIQRVPRKEADARARDWLARMGLSDFAGAYPATLSGGMRQRVAIARALAVEPEILLMDEPFAALDAQLRTILQDELLDLTQTTRTTTLFITHSLEEAIVLGDRVLVMSARPGRIIAERRPPFGRPRTGEVRSAPEFTALKSELWELLRGEVHREAVAP
- a CDS encoding ABC transporter substrate-binding protein: MRTHTLFTRTVVLVTASLLGAAGCAGQESGGDSAAAPRTVRPVAGCGAGSWTDPAELAPDRKAARCDKGAPAAQPLAERRKITVATGTLSAEYVAPLQVAVAKGEFAKEGLDVELKVLPTPDALPLLARGEVDAQWAAPEAAVMNGINGGFDIKWVAGNFSPDPTSKSGLWVRLKDDESADHVEMAGRKLGTMIGKGSVIAYPMDTSLKKHGGGLDKISFQQLGSADVLTALQNGGVDSAWLLDPIWRKVDGDKKYAFLGGQPVGEPLGGLLFGPTLLNKDPDAGVAFLRAYIRTVNTYFAGDYKSDPGFVTELAKLTKTDEATLRSTPSMRMDWEIRKGTTDRLQEAYADSGVSKGASVPETTAVDRAMYSEAVGHKL